A DNA window from Maribellus comscasis contains the following coding sequences:
- a CDS encoding O-antigen ligase family protein, whose translation MVIRNQAIRISLFYIISIAFVLLNLWFVVKKDMLVANALPVVFCILLLAIFSFDKIVFLIAFFAPLSLPLHEIVPGFSFDMYLPTEPLLFGVLVLFILKVLHERSFDRRILFHPVSLAIAANLLWILLTSITSTMPLVSFKFFLSRIWFIVGLYFFAIKIFSEGKNIERYVWLYIVSLSIVVFYSTFRHLGYGLWDKQAAHFVVSPFYNDHTSYGAVLAIYLPFLALFALRKNYSKEVRIISIVFFGILLLGFILSYSRAAWLSMVIALGVWGIIKLKIRFRTILITFVSLITLFILFQNQVFMKLEQNTEQSSANFMTHINSMTNITSDASNLERINRWSCAIRMFADKPVLGYGPGTYMFQYAPYQLNRDRTIISTNSADGGNAHSEYLGPLAESGVLGLLTFLLIIGTVIYTAVKTYSRLTDIRLKQIVLTALVALVTYYIHGFLNNFLDTDKLSVPFWGFTAMIVSIDLFLSPGGKQAQKNPA comes from the coding sequence ATGGTGATTCGGAACCAGGCCATAAGAATTTCGCTTTTTTACATCATTTCAATTGCGTTTGTTCTTTTGAATTTATGGTTTGTGGTGAAAAAAGATATGCTGGTAGCCAATGCCTTGCCTGTTGTTTTTTGCATTTTGTTGCTGGCCATTTTTTCTTTTGATAAAATCGTATTCCTTATTGCCTTTTTTGCTCCGCTTTCACTGCCTCTTCATGAGATTGTTCCCGGTTTTAGTTTTGACATGTATTTACCTACAGAACCCTTATTATTCGGAGTTCTGGTTTTATTTATTTTAAAAGTTCTCCATGAAAGAAGTTTTGATCGGAGAATTTTGTTCCATCCGGTTTCACTGGCGATAGCTGCAAATCTGTTATGGATTTTATTAACCAGTATAACGAGCACCATGCCGCTGGTTTCATTTAAATTTTTCTTGTCGAGAATATGGTTTATAGTGGGTTTGTATTTTTTTGCAATAAAAATATTTAGCGAAGGGAAAAATATTGAACGTTATGTTTGGTTGTATATCGTTTCCCTGTCGATTGTAGTATTTTATTCCACTTTCCGGCATTTGGGTTATGGTTTGTGGGACAAACAGGCCGCGCATTTTGTGGTTTCTCCGTTTTACAACGACCATACTTCTTACGGAGCTGTTTTGGCTATTTACCTGCCATTTTTAGCTCTTTTTGCGTTAAGGAAAAACTATTCAAAAGAAGTGAGGATTATTTCTATTGTATTTTTTGGAATTTTATTGCTTGGTTTTATTCTTTCATACAGTCGCGCAGCCTGGCTGAGTATGGTTATTGCTCTGGGAGTGTGGGGAATCATTAAACTGAAAATCAGGTTTCGTACGATTTTAATAACTTTTGTATCATTAATTACACTTTTTATTTTATTTCAGAATCAGGTATTTATGAAGCTGGAACAAAATACAGAACAATCGTCGGCCAATTTTATGACCCACATAAATTCGATGACCAATATTACCTCCGATGCTTCAAACCTTGAACGGATAAACCGCTGGAGTTGCGCCATTCGAATGTTTGCTGACAAGCCTGTTTTGGGTTATGGTCCCGGCACGTATATGTTTCAATATGCGCCCTACCAGTTGAATAGAGACAGAACAATTATCAGTACCAATTCTGCCGACGGGGGAAACGCGCACAGCGAGTATCTTGGGCCTCTTGCTGAATCAGGAGTTTTAGGACTATTAACGTTTTTACTTATCATCGGAACGGTAATTTATACGGCTGTTAAAACATATTCACGGCTTACCGACATTCGCCTGAAACAAATCGTATTAACCGCGCTTGTGGCTTTGGTAACTTATTATATCCATGGTTTTCTGAATAATTTTCTCGACACAGATAAGCTTTCAGTTCCTTTTTGGGGCTTTACCGCGATGATTGTTTCGATCGATCTATTTTTAAGCCCGGGAGGAAAACAGGCACAAAAAAATCCGGCCTAA
- the tsaB gene encoding tRNA (adenosine(37)-N6)-threonylcarbamoyltransferase complex dimerization subunit type 1 TsaB: MAVILNIETSTEVCSVALGKNGELLFEKESREGLNHSELLTVFIEELFAENNFNIKDIDAVAVSKGPGSYTGLRIGVSVAKGLCYALDKPLVSVGSLDSMAVFTAQNIGSFFEGNNDEDLLFCPMIDARRMEVFTALYESSGKTVQTVSAQIIDENSFSEELKENKILFFGNGAQKCREHLSHPNALFNGPLKTSARFMLFLTEKKYNKKEFEDVAYFEPFYLKNFVATIPKNKILK; encoded by the coding sequence ATGGCTGTAATATTAAACATAGAAACTTCAACCGAGGTTTGTTCGGTTGCGCTGGGAAAAAACGGTGAGTTACTTTTTGAAAAGGAGAGCCGTGAAGGATTAAATCACTCAGAATTACTTACGGTTTTTATCGAAGAGCTTTTTGCAGAAAACAATTTCAACATTAAAGATATCGATGCAGTTGCAGTTAGTAAAGGGCCGGGCTCTTACACAGGTTTACGAATTGGTGTTTCCGTAGCAAAAGGATTGTGTTATGCTCTTGATAAACCTCTTGTCTCAGTTGGTTCGTTGGATTCAATGGCTGTTTTCACCGCTCAGAATATCGGGAGTTTTTTTGAAGGAAATAACGACGAAGATTTATTATTCTGTCCGATGATAGACGCCAGAAGAATGGAGGTTTTCACCGCCTTGTACGAAAGCTCGGGTAAAACAGTCCAAACAGTATCTGCCCAAATTATCGATGAGAATTCATTTTCAGAGGAACTAAAGGAAAACAAAATATTGTTTTTTGGCAACGGAGCTCAAAAATGCAGAGAACACCTCTCCCATCCAAACGCCTTGTTTAACGGGCCTCTGAAGACTTCGGCACGGTTTATGCTTTTTTTAACAGAAAAAAAGTACAACAAAAAGGAATTTGAAGACGTTGCATATTTCGAACCATTTTATTTAAAAAATTTTGTAGCAACCATTCCGAAGAATAAAATTTTAAAATGA
- a CDS encoding DUF3667 domain-containing protein, producing MKKWPDYRKWFKKKGQEAIYQDVTCKNCGNEFSGHYCPDCGQAVKEFDRPFSFVFFNFVGDFFSFDTRFFKTFYRLLFFPGRLTADFFEGKRVRYAPPFRIFIFVSFILFFVLQIYSNRGLTKILDSSLNNKDGVGLDSVSMLVADSLIAELNETPGIDSTKANNIISGINSGLSGHSESSRQLLEKLAVYFENKLGEETGLKKQARYREYIRMCRSPEDAWAKVLKYMSWAFFFLLPVFALILKLFYIRRNQNYIRHLIFSIHLHSFLFIDFFLIILLNMLFSNFPGKITFLFFLAFPVYFIVALKKFYGQNLGKVLVKFLGISMIYNTVFWIVVGIVFMNALSLV from the coding sequence TCAAGATGTTACCTGTAAAAATTGCGGAAATGAATTTAGTGGACACTATTGTCCCGATTGTGGTCAGGCAGTTAAAGAATTTGACCGACCTTTTTCGTTTGTGTTTTTTAACTTTGTAGGCGATTTTTTTTCGTTTGACACGCGTTTTTTTAAAACTTTTTACAGGCTGTTGTTTTTTCCGGGAAGGCTTACTGCTGATTTTTTTGAAGGCAAACGAGTGAGGTATGCGCCGCCTTTTCGTATTTTTATTTTTGTAAGTTTTATTCTGTTTTTTGTTCTTCAGATATACTCGAATCGCGGTTTAACAAAAATTCTCGATTCATCACTAAACAATAAAGATGGTGTTGGATTGGATTCAGTATCAATGCTTGTTGCCGACTCTTTGATTGCTGAATTAAATGAAACTCCGGGAATTGATTCGACCAAGGCAAATAATATAATTTCAGGTATAAACAGTGGACTTTCCGGGCACTCTGAAAGTAGCCGGCAGTTGCTGGAAAAACTCGCAGTTTATTTTGAGAATAAATTAGGTGAAGAAACCGGCCTGAAAAAACAGGCGCGGTACAGGGAGTATATTCGAATGTGCAGATCGCCTGAAGATGCCTGGGCTAAAGTCCTGAAATATATGTCGTGGGCATTTTTCTTTTTGTTGCCTGTTTTTGCTCTTATTTTAAAGTTGTTTTACATCCGTCGTAATCAAAATTATATCCGGCATCTCATATTTTCTATTCATTTACACTCTTTTCTTTTTATCGACTTCTTTTTAATTATTCTGTTGAATATGTTGTTTAGTAATTTTCCAGGAAAAATAACCTTTCTGTTTTTTTTGGCTTTTCCGGTTTATTTTATTGTGGCTTTAAAAAAATTCTATGGTCAGAATTTGGGTAAGGTGCTGGTTAAATTTCTTGGAATTTCGATGATATACAATACCGTATTCTGGATTGTGGTAGGAATTGTTTTTATGAATGCTTTAAGTCTGGTGTGA
- the tyrS gene encoding tyrosine--tRNA ligase has translation MNFVEDLQWRGMLHDMMPGTDEQLKKEMTAAYIGFDPTADSLHVGSFAQIMLLKRFQLAGHKPVALVGGATGMIGDPSGKSQERNLLNEEILNKNLEGIKKQLSKFLDFDSGAENEAVMVNNYDWMKTFSFLEFIRDVGKHITVNYMMAKDSVKKRLSAESKTGMSFTEFTYQLVQGYDFLWLYENLNCKLQMGGSDQWGNITTGTELIRRKAGGEAFALTIPLITKADGSKFGKTEGGNVWLDPERTSPYSFFQFWLNTSDEDAERYIKVFTLLPSDEINSLIEQHREAPHARILQKKLAEEVTTMVHSKDDYEMAVEASQILFGKGTAEQLRKLNESTFLSVFEGVPQFTVAKSEIETGVNVIDLLADKTEIFPSKGELRRTIKGNGLSVNKEKVSDPDLTVNKDFLIGGKYILAQKGKKNYYLIIVQ, from the coding sequence ATGAATTTTGTTGAAGATCTCCAGTGGCGGGGCATGTTACACGATATGATGCCGGGAACAGATGAACAATTAAAGAAAGAAATGACCGCTGCCTACATTGGTTTCGATCCAACTGCGGATTCATTACATGTGGGGAGTTTTGCTCAAATCATGTTGCTCAAAAGATTCCAGTTGGCGGGCCATAAACCGGTAGCCCTGGTTGGTGGTGCAACAGGAATGATCGGCGATCCTTCGGGAAAATCGCAGGAAAGAAACCTGTTGAATGAAGAGATTCTGAATAAAAATCTGGAGGGGATAAAAAAACAACTTTCAAAATTTCTCGATTTTGATTCCGGTGCAGAAAATGAAGCTGTAATGGTGAATAATTACGACTGGATGAAAACGTTTTCATTTCTTGAATTTATTCGCGACGTTGGAAAACATATCACTGTTAATTATATGATGGCAAAAGATTCGGTAAAAAAACGTTTGAGTGCCGAATCAAAAACAGGAATGTCGTTTACGGAGTTTACTTACCAGCTTGTGCAAGGCTACGATTTTTTGTGGCTGTATGAAAATTTGAACTGTAAACTCCAAATGGGTGGTTCCGACCAGTGGGGGAACATCACAACCGGAACCGAACTGATTCGGCGTAAAGCAGGAGGCGAAGCCTTTGCCCTCACAATTCCTCTTATTACAAAAGCTGATGGCAGCAAATTTGGGAAAACAGAGGGTGGAAATGTTTGGCTCGATCCGGAGCGAACATCGCCATATTCCTTTTTTCAGTTTTGGTTAAATACTTCTGATGAAGATGCAGAACGTTACATTAAAGTGTTTACACTTTTGCCGTCCGATGAAATCAATTCTTTAATTGAACAGCACCGCGAAGCACCCCATGCCCGTATTCTTCAGAAAAAACTGGCAGAGGAAGTTACAACCATGGTGCATTCAAAAGATGATTACGAAATGGCGGTTGAAGCTTCTCAAATATTATTTGGAAAAGGAACAGCTGAGCAGCTGCGTAAATTGAATGAAAGTACTTTCCTTTCGGTTTTTGAAGGTGTTCCGCAGTTTACGGTGGCAAAATCAGAAATTGAAACTGGTGTAAATGTGATCGATCTATTGGCTGACAAGACAGAAATTTTTCCTTCGAAGGGTGAATTGAGAAGAACCATTAAAGGAAATGGACTGAGTGTTAACAAAGAAAAGGTTTCTGATCCTGATTTGACAGTAAACAAGGATTTTCTGATTGGTGGGAAATACATTCTCGCGCAGAAAGGGAAAAAGAATTATTATTTGATCATCGTACAATAA
- a CDS encoding carbamoyltransferase C-terminal domain-containing protein, with the protein MDNSKPTLAIYGIQDRENHKFPFYVHDHNLALMQDGKVLHFLQQERISRRKRDNTLYIHLKSILKEKKLLGKDYDIVFVDNVVGRAFLTQNGDARFEAPLKEFLAYEPEPGRCWWFGKEKKAYILNHELAHMFSCLPFFGNFKDNSLLVHFDGGASLSNFSACTFNKGILKWEEYHWDLKPYSTIYNANALVFSIIGAKLAEQNSVPGKFMGFAGWGTYLPELEKWLIENDLFQDIWGKTSIFFEKVLIDWGIELKSFDQNSKFIRNTAATLQQIFVKKILRKLQKLKERTGAENLYYTGGSALNIVANTAIIKSNLFRNVYIPPCTEDSGLALGAAAFAEWIKHGKISPHSAFLNNWGIENCDTFISEETIQTVAKEIAKSKIVGVCNGFGEAGPRALGNRSILALPDSKKLAKKISVEKKEREWYRPLAPVALEKNTKYFTGENVIHQLSKYMLLDFKVLPEKHDEIAGIIHADGTARFQTVFEKNDNPFLYQLLKYMDEIYGVKALINTSFNSKGEPIVHTEEDAFDSAQKMQLDGLVINGKFQKL; encoded by the coding sequence ATGGACAATTCAAAACCAACTTTAGCAATTTACGGAATACAGGATCGTGAAAACCATAAATTCCCGTTTTATGTTCACGACCATAACCTTGCTCTCATGCAAGATGGAAAAGTTCTTCATTTTTTGCAACAGGAAAGAATTTCGCGAAGGAAACGCGACAATACGCTTTATATCCATTTAAAATCAATTCTGAAAGAAAAGAAACTTTTGGGAAAAGATTACGATATCGTCTTTGTTGATAATGTTGTTGGCCGTGCTTTTTTAACTCAAAACGGAGATGCGCGTTTTGAAGCTCCGTTAAAGGAGTTTCTTGCCTACGAACCTGAACCAGGCAGATGCTGGTGGTTTGGTAAAGAAAAAAAAGCCTACATTTTAAATCACGAACTGGCACATATGTTTTCTTGCCTTCCGTTTTTTGGAAATTTTAAAGACAACAGCCTGCTTGTACATTTTGACGGCGGAGCCAGCCTGAGCAATTTCTCGGCTTGTACTTTCAACAAAGGAATTCTAAAATGGGAGGAGTATCACTGGGATTTAAAACCTTACAGTACAATTTATAATGCCAATGCGCTCGTTTTTTCAATAATCGGCGCAAAGCTGGCGGAACAAAATTCTGTTCCCGGAAAATTTATGGGTTTTGCCGGCTGGGGGACTTACCTTCCCGAACTTGAGAAATGGCTTATTGAAAATGATCTGTTTCAGGACATTTGGGGGAAAACTTCAATTTTTTTTGAAAAAGTACTTATCGACTGGGGAATTGAGTTAAAATCTTTTGATCAGAATTCAAAATTTATTCGTAACACAGCAGCCACCTTACAGCAAATATTTGTAAAAAAGATTCTTAGGAAACTCCAGAAATTAAAAGAAAGAACCGGCGCTGAAAACTTGTACTACACCGGAGGTTCTGCTTTAAATATTGTTGCTAACACCGCGATTATTAAAAGCAATCTTTTTCGCAATGTATACATTCCCCCCTGCACTGAAGATTCAGGTCTCGCGTTGGGCGCAGCAGCCTTTGCTGAATGGATAAAACATGGGAAAATTTCACCTCATTCTGCTTTTTTAAACAATTGGGGAATTGAAAATTGCGACACCTTCATTTCTGAAGAAACCATTCAAACAGTAGCAAAGGAAATTGCCAAAAGCAAAATCGTTGGAGTTTGCAACGGATTTGGAGAAGCCGGTCCGCGGGCTCTTGGAAACCGCAGTATTCTGGCTCTGCCCGATTCAAAAAAACTGGCAAAAAAAATTAGTGTAGAAAAAAAAGAACGGGAATGGTACCGGCCTCTTGCCCCGGTCGCGCTGGAGAAAAACACAAAATACTTTACCGGCGAAAATGTCATCCATCAACTTTCAAAATACATGCTCCTCGATTTTAAAGTACTTCCCGAAAAACACGATGAAATTGCAGGTATAATCCATGCAGATGGCACGGCGCGCTTTCAAACCGTTTTTGAAAAAAATGATAACCCTTTTTTATATCAACTATTAAAATATATGGATGAAATTTATGGCGTGAAAGCGCTTATAAACACATCGTTTAATTCAAAGGGAGAACCCATTGTTCATACCGAAGAAGATGCCTTTGACTCTGCGCAGAAAATGCAACTTGATGGATTGGTTATTAACGGAAAATTTCAAAAACTTTAA
- the efp gene encoding elongation factor P → MATTADFRNGLCFKFKGDIYTIVSFLHVKPGKGPAFVRTKLKNVKTGRVIENTFSSGVKVEDVRVERRQYQYLYRDDMGLNVMNTETFEQISIPESMVENNDLMKEGEIIEIQFQADEEMPLTAEMPEKVELKITQTIEGEKGNTASSTALKPATVETGAEIMVPMFINEGDVIKVNTSDRAYSERVKQ, encoded by the coding sequence ATGGCTACAACAGCAGATTTCAGAAACGGTTTATGTTTCAAATTCAAAGGTGATATTTATACAATAGTTTCATTCCTTCACGTAAAACCAGGGAAAGGCCCTGCTTTTGTTCGTACAAAACTCAAAAATGTAAAAACCGGAAGGGTTATTGAAAATACATTTTCTTCAGGTGTAAAAGTTGAGGATGTGCGTGTTGAGCGTCGTCAATATCAATATTTGTATCGCGATGACATGGGACTAAATGTAATGAATACCGAAACTTTTGAGCAAATTTCCATTCCTGAATCAATGGTAGAAAACAATGACCTGATGAAAGAAGGCGAAATTATTGAAATTCAATTTCAGGCAGATGAAGAAATGCCTTTAACTGCAGAAATGCCTGAAAAAGTGGAATTAAAAATTACACAAACCATTGAAGGAGAAAAAGGAAATACCGCCAGCTCCACTGCGTTAAAACCAGCAACTGTTGAAACCGGCGCTGAAATTATGGTTCCGATGTTTATAAACGAAGGAGATGTAATTAAGGTAAACACAAGCGACCGCGCATACAGTGAAAGAGTAAAACAGTAA
- a CDS encoding DUF3108 domain-containing protein, which yields MKKFIIILLSFLFLLPQAFASKEEIKFNLKFGFVKGGEAKLIISDTSFNGEKAIHYFLVGKTTGLTDKLFGVNDVYETTVDAQTRLPLKSIRNIKEGKYRWYNETLFYHDIDSLNSQKSGWREAPENLVDIISVFFYFINQHLFEEIEVGHTVTLPTFHADKIDDVTVKYLGEDRVETDMGKIDCFVLAPVVDKGKLLKRSDGLKFFISKETKMPVLLEFDMKVGALRAILKSYKIDGVEQVTK from the coding sequence ATGAAAAAATTCATCATCATATTACTCTCATTTCTGTTTCTCCTGCCACAGGCATTTGCATCGAAAGAAGAAATAAAATTTAATTTGAAATTTGGTTTTGTAAAAGGAGGAGAAGCTAAATTGATTATTTCGGATACTTCTTTTAACGGTGAAAAGGCAATCCACTATTTTTTGGTAGGTAAAACAACCGGGCTGACGGACAAACTTTTTGGAGTGAACGATGTGTATGAAACTACTGTTGATGCACAAACACGTCTCCCTTTAAAATCTATCCGAAATATAAAAGAGGGCAAATACAGGTGGTACAATGAAACACTTTTTTATCACGATATTGACTCACTTAACAGCCAAAAATCGGGTTGGCGTGAAGCTCCTGAAAACCTGGTCGATATTATATCAGTATTTTTCTATTTTATCAACCAACACTTGTTTGAAGAAATTGAAGTGGGTCACACCGTAACGCTTCCAACCTTTCATGCCGATAAAATTGATGATGTTACCGTCAAATACCTTGGAGAAGACCGGGTAGAAACTGACATGGGAAAAATTGACTGCTTTGTGCTTGCCCCGGTGGTTGACAAAGGAAAACTGCTCAAACGTTCCGATGGTCTGAAATTTTTTATTTCCAAAGAAACCAAAATGCCTGTACTTCTTGAATTCGACATGAAAGTAGGTGCACTTCGGGCAATATTAAAAAGCTATAAAATAGACGGTGTTGAACAGGTTACCAAATAA
- a CDS encoding Wzz/FepE/Etk N-terminal domain-containing protein, protein MNDFFDNQRILNLIWKRKFHFVIVGLVAVALSAVFSGPKFIKPKYKSTARIYPTNIWVLSNESETEQMLEVVNSRDIKLKMFDVFQLDKVYKINPEDPHYLTYMLDIYNTNVKAGKTEYETAEIQVLDYDPQRASDMCDSIIYFYNKKVEEMQRIKNKEMVDISKKWLDRKYNELDSLMLVLDTLKNNYGILDFKTQTPELTRGYMNALAAGRGSASDTKKIEELYSNFEKEGTKARWVESRMENLEMAIDSLTAQYELYYNEYEKEITYCHVVEYPVPADKKSYPVRWLIVAFTTISAVFFSLLVFLLLDYRKKQ, encoded by the coding sequence ATGAATGATTTTTTTGATAATCAGCGTATCCTTAACTTAATCTGGAAACGCAAATTTCATTTTGTAATTGTAGGGCTGGTTGCCGTTGCTTTGTCAGCCGTTTTTTCCGGCCCGAAGTTTATAAAACCAAAATATAAGTCTACAGCCCGCATTTATCCGACCAATATTTGGGTGCTAAGCAACGAGTCGGAAACCGAGCAAATGCTCGAAGTGGTAAACTCAAGAGACATTAAACTAAAAATGTTTGATGTTTTTCAGCTCGATAAAGTATATAAAATTAATCCGGAAGATCCGCATTACCTTACTTATATGCTTGATATTTACAATACCAATGTAAAAGCAGGAAAAACAGAGTACGAAACAGCTGAAATTCAGGTGCTTGATTATGATCCCCAACGGGCTTCCGATATGTGTGATTCTATAATTTATTTCTACAACAAAAAAGTAGAAGAAATGCAGCGCATCAAAAACAAAGAGATGGTTGATATTTCAAAAAAGTGGCTCGACAGAAAATATAACGAGCTGGATTCTTTGATGTTGGTGCTCGACACGTTAAAGAATAATTACGGTATCCTCGATTTTAAAACACAAACACCTGAACTTACACGCGGTTATATGAATGCCCTGGCTGCAGGAAGAGGCTCTGCCAGCGACACAAAAAAAATTGAAGAGTTGTATTCTAATTTTGAAAAGGAGGGAACCAAAGCGCGATGGGTGGAATCGAGAATGGAGAATTTGGAAATGGCTATTGATTCTTTAACCGCGCAATACGAGCTATATTACAACGAATACGAGAAAGAGATAACATATTGTCATGTAGTTGAATATCCGGTTCCTGCAGATAAAAAATCGTATCCGGTTCGATGGCTTATTGTGGCATTTACTACTATCTCAGCGGTTTTCTTCTCGTTATTGGTTTTCTTACTACTCGATTACCGTAAAAAACAGTAA